From Onychostoma macrolepis isolate SWU-2019 chromosome 19, ASM1243209v1, whole genome shotgun sequence, a single genomic window includes:
- the ccn2b gene encoding CCN family member 2b isoform X2, whose product MAGTVFTRSCIVLCLLIHTALSQDCSQPCDCPAESPLCPVGTSLVLDGCSCCKVCARQAGEPCSFLEPCDHHKDLYCDYGVLSDTETGICMAQEGQTCDLGGVIYRSGETFQPSCKHHCVCMNGEIGCVPTCASNIRLPSPDCPYPRRVQIPGKCCEEWVCDQIPQEDTFQSAMAAYRELSGQDVQPESARDNCIVQTTDWSECSATCGMGVSSRVTNDNEQCQLERQTRMCMIRPCNAELEKDIKRGKKCVRTPKSQRGMRFELSGCQSVRLYKPKFCGVCTDGRCCTPHATVTAEVEFRCPEGDSFRKKMMFIKTCSCHHDCPRENDIFLASNSRRMIGDYDNDM is encoded by the exons ATGGCTGGAACAGTATTCACCAGATCATGCATCGTTCTCTGCTTGCTTATACATACG GCGCTGAGTCAGGACTGCTCTCAGCCCTGCGACTGCCCGGCTGAGAGCCCTTTGTGTCCTGTAGGCACCAGTCTAGTGCTGGACGGCTGCAGCTGCTGTAAAGTGTGTGCCCGACAGGCAGGAGAGCCCTGCTCTTTCCTGGAGCCATGTGACCATCATAAGGACCTGTATTGTGACTATGGTGTGCTGAGTGACACTGAGACAGGCATCTGCATGG CTCAAGAGGGTCAGACGTGTGACCTGGGCGGTGTGATTTACCGCAGTGGTGAGACGTTTCAGCCCAGCTGCAAACATCACTGTGTCTGCATGAATGGGGAGATTGGCTGCGTGCCGACCTGTGCCAGCAACATACGGCTGCCCTCTCCTGACTGTCCCTACCCAAGACGCGTCCAGATCCCTGGCAAATGCTGTGAGGAGTGGGTGTGCGACCAGATCCCACAGGAAGACACCTTCCAGTCAGCAATGGCTG CATATAGAGAACTATCCGGTCAGGATGTCCAGCCTGAGAGCGCAAGGGACAATTGCATCGTCCAGACCACTGACTGGAGCGAATGCTCTGCAACCTGTGGCATGGGGGTGTCCTCTCGTGTAACCAACGACAATGAGCAATGCCAGCTGGAGCGGCAGACTCGCATGTGCATGATCCGTCCCTGCAATGCAGAGCTGGAAAAGGACATCAAG AGAGGGAAGAAGTGTGTGCGGACCCCAAAGAGCCAGCGCGGGATGCGTTTCGAACTGTCCGGATGCCAGAGCGTCAGGCTGTATAAGCCGAAGTTCTGCGGGGTGTGTACAGACGGCCGCTGCTGCACGCCTCACGCCACCGTCACGGCCGAGGTGGAGTTCCGCTGTCCCGAGGGAGACTCCTTCAGGAAGAAGATGATGTTCATTAAGACCTGCTCCTGTCATCACGATTGCCCCCGTGAGAACGATATCTTCCTCGCCTCAAACTCACGGAGAATGATCGGGGACTATGATAATGATATGTGA
- the ccn2b gene encoding CCN family member 2b isoform X1, producing MAGTVFTRSCIVLCLLIHTALSQDCSQPCDCPAESPLCPVGTSLVLDGCSCCKVCARQAGEPCSFLEPCDHHKDLYCDYGVLSDTETGICMAQEGQTCDLGGVIYRSGETFQPSCKHHCVCMNGEIGCVPTCASNIRLPSPDCPYPRRVQIPGKCCEEWVCDQIPQEDTFQSAMAGRSIAYRELSGQDVQPESARDNCIVQTTDWSECSATCGMGVSSRVTNDNEQCQLERQTRMCMIRPCNAELEKDIKRGKKCVRTPKSQRGMRFELSGCQSVRLYKPKFCGVCTDGRCCTPHATVTAEVEFRCPEGDSFRKKMMFIKTCSCHHDCPRENDIFLASNSRRMIGDYDNDM from the exons ATGGCTGGAACAGTATTCACCAGATCATGCATCGTTCTCTGCTTGCTTATACATACG GCGCTGAGTCAGGACTGCTCTCAGCCCTGCGACTGCCCGGCTGAGAGCCCTTTGTGTCCTGTAGGCACCAGTCTAGTGCTGGACGGCTGCAGCTGCTGTAAAGTGTGTGCCCGACAGGCAGGAGAGCCCTGCTCTTTCCTGGAGCCATGTGACCATCATAAGGACCTGTATTGTGACTATGGTGTGCTGAGTGACACTGAGACAGGCATCTGCATGG CTCAAGAGGGTCAGACGTGTGACCTGGGCGGTGTGATTTACCGCAGTGGTGAGACGTTTCAGCCCAGCTGCAAACATCACTGTGTCTGCATGAATGGGGAGATTGGCTGCGTGCCGACCTGTGCCAGCAACATACGGCTGCCCTCTCCTGACTGTCCCTACCCAAGACGCGTCCAGATCCCTGGCAAATGCTGTGAGGAGTGGGTGTGCGACCAGATCCCACAGGAAGACACCTTCCAGTCAGCAATGGCTGGTAGGTCAATCG CATATAGAGAACTATCCGGTCAGGATGTCCAGCCTGAGAGCGCAAGGGACAATTGCATCGTCCAGACCACTGACTGGAGCGAATGCTCTGCAACCTGTGGCATGGGGGTGTCCTCTCGTGTAACCAACGACAATGAGCAATGCCAGCTGGAGCGGCAGACTCGCATGTGCATGATCCGTCCCTGCAATGCAGAGCTGGAAAAGGACATCAAG AGAGGGAAGAAGTGTGTGCGGACCCCAAAGAGCCAGCGCGGGATGCGTTTCGAACTGTCCGGATGCCAGAGCGTCAGGCTGTATAAGCCGAAGTTCTGCGGGGTGTGTACAGACGGCCGCTGCTGCACGCCTCACGCCACCGTCACGGCCGAGGTGGAGTTCCGCTGTCCCGAGGGAGACTCCTTCAGGAAGAAGATGATGTTCATTAAGACCTGCTCCTGTCATCACGATTGCCCCCGTGAGAACGATATCTTCCTCGCCTCAAACTCACGGAGAATGATCGGGGACTATGATAATGATATGTGA